Proteins encoded together in one Thermococcus gammatolerans EJ3 window:
- a CDS encoding DUF3194 domain-containing protein: MEQRGVINIGLPELSEEQLIEIGELAQGIIIKHVFSELNRSDVKDIEVTTRINRDETLNLEIEVYLEVPVFVKVDVERLIDEALEKAYEAVERKLREIANEGKAQA; encoded by the coding sequence ATAGGCCTTCCAGAGCTGAGTGAAGAACAGCTCATCGAAATCGGAGAGCTGGCCCAGGGGATCATAATAAAGCACGTCTTCAGCGAGCTCAACAGAAGCGACGTCAAGGACATCGAGGTTACCACGAGGATAAACAGGGACGAGACACTGAACCTAGAAATCGAGGTGTACCTCGAAGTCCCGGTCTTCGTCAAGGTGGACGTCGAGAGGCTGATTGACGAGGCCCTCGAGAAGGCCTACGAAGCGGTAGAGAGGAAGCTGAGGGAGATTGCTAATGAAGGGAAAGCTCAAGCTTAA